TAAAATCTCACCAAAATTGGCAACATAAATTAGCAGGTCTAGAAAATCTAGGTTATAAACTACGTATCTAGCCCGGAACTTGATTTTAAAATCTTCAAACTGGTCAAAATCATTATccattttagttatttttgccattttcgTCTCCCACCTTATTAACTCAAAACAATTGTTTGTATAATAGTATACCAACCGCATTCGTTCCAGCCTCAATAATCTGTGATCTTCccaagaaatttaaaaaaaagctgaaaaaaaccaaaattgtCGACAACTTTCACATTTTTTGGCcacaatgaaaacaaaaatatttcttcaGAGCGATCAACTTTGGCATATTTTTTACTTTCAAGCCCCCTTgtagagaaaaaaaatctaaaggCGCGTGCAAAagacaaacacacaaaaaaaaataataataataataaaaaaaagagtcttttgtaaaaaatacacaaagtTCAACGAACgcgaatgaaaaaaaaagaaaccaaacaaaaaactcttaaaaaagagatgaaaaaaattgttataaaCATTGGCAAGCATATAATTAACACAAcaaagtgcaaaaaaaagagaaaaaaaaatttaagaaaaaaattgtttaacaatttttaCTTGGCAGCCAAAAAACTGCCAAGATGTTTGCCAAAGAATTGCCAAAGATTCTCTGCCGAAAGGCGGCAAATAAAATGCTTAGTGAAATTCCAGAgaaaatgaataaatttttatataccCCTAATAaaactgataaaaaaaatgaataatgaatatatatacgaACAGTTCGAAAAACGCATTCAATCAAAGACCACTCAGTCATCCAGCAaagtcgcaaaaaaaaaaataattaaataacttTGTTCAGAATTTCTGACGACAAAAGTCGCAAAAAAAAGCACGGCTTCAAAGCaaataattaagaaaaaattccGGCTATAAATTGTTGACGCTGTTCAGCAAAAAATTTGGTGTTTgtcaagaaacaaaaaaagttttattaaaacttGTTTATAGAGTGGAAACTAATGACTTTATACTCAAATGCAATTGAATTTTAAGCGCTGCTATTTTCGTAAATTTCCGCGAATTCGTTAATGAAAAGAATTGGGttctttaaacaaaaaagctATATTCTTCAAGctcaaacaaataaattggGCTGTCTGTGAAATTTGTTTGAACTGAGACAATTcagattaattttttattaagtttCGTCTTTGAGTCTCATCTGAAATTCGGCAAATCAGAGGCCATTAACAGGCGTGACGACAATAACAGAGAGTCGAgtcagaaaacaaaaattaatactGCCATAAAACAATCGTAAAATAtgttaaataaaagaaattgaaaTCCATAAACGTATACACATAAATATGTGAATATGTGGTGAATATATAGGTGACGCCATAGGACTTGTCAGGACCCCAAACAACAGACAGAGTCATGCCTGACATATGTGGATGACAGTTAAAATTCTTTGGcaagttttcaataaattgGGCTTAAATCACGTAGAAAAACTACAAGAAAGTTTTCGATAAACAAACAATATACTTTTTCCCTTTgccaataattaaattaaataacaaacaaacaagTAATTGAAGTGTATTCGTGCGTAGCTAGAAACCACAAATTTCCAGAAATTATTAGGTTGAATTATCCACAATTTCCattcgccaaaaaaaaagagcttcAATTAGATgtgtttaatttgtattttacgCCTGAATATTCTTTGCCCAGAAAGGGTTTACTTGTGACGGGCcctcaaaataaagagaaaaaaaagaaggatgATTAATTAAGGTTATTTTGATTAATGTTTAACCCCGAACCCCAAGGTCTTGGCACACAAATCAGCGGAGCGAGCGAATGACGAGCGAGAACCCTTCAAGAGGCAAGAAAACAATGACCATAAGACCACACAATAACCTATCCattttaatatatacataatatatatacttaccCTTCATATACAATATCCCACTGACCCAAATCTCGGGCAACACCTTGAGCCCAAAACAAGGAAAAAACCGGGACTCAACAGCTGGGCAAATATTTGATCTGGTTGCGGTTCAGTGGCTCTCAAACCGTGACAGGTGCAAATTGTTGAACCTGCCACTGTCTGTGTGTCCCTTTAGCACACCTGTACTGGGtcacacacacaagcacacactCCCACATATAGAAGTTTTGCTTTTGCTACCTTCCTccttgttttgtttgtgtatatgttttttttgtgttggtcCTGTCCAAGTTTTATTGGTCTACGTCTGAGTTAAGTCTGTTAGAATTTTCTTGTCGTTTCaggcttgttttttttttttgctgccatGTTTTCATGTCCTTGAAGTATCCTTAATGGCTGCGGCCTTATAAATCTTCTTTTTGGACAAAATGGCGCAGCACGTAAATCGGTATAtctgtatatacatacatacgcgtGTATACGCCACAGTCTTTGTCTGCTCCAAGggatataaattattttctggTCCGGCTATCAGCGAAACGTAACTTTGTTCTATGTATCttttcacttttgttttgCCAACTAATTGTGCCGCCTTTCGGCTTTGCTGTTGCCTTACTTTTTTACCTCCAAAGTCTCTCATTGCTTTGCATGTGCTGAACAATTTATGAGCACTGCGGCTTAGAAGtccaacagaaaaaaaaagcgcAGCAGCATCGCTTGTCGcggcataaataaaattaattattcagGCAAAAAGGCAACGACTTCGACTTTGGCTTTGACTACAGAAATGGCAAAAAAGCGGCATACTGgccaaaatccacaaaagaCCAAAAGCATTGCCGTAAAAGTCAAGACCATCggagatttaaaatttaagtgccaccaaaaaagcaaaagttgCAGCTATCCAAacagttaaaaataaaatattaaatattaaaattaaataaattatttatcttCAATTactatatatacttttaaatcTAGGTAAAGCCTTAATCTAAGTAATTAATCCTTAACTTAAACCTCAATCTTGTTTCCCTTTTGGTTTGCAAAGAATCCTAGATTTGCAATTTGTCCTGATGAAATCCTGCTGGAAAAGAGCTCAGAGAAAGGCtacaaatacaaaacaaagaCTAACCTTTAGCCTGACAGATGACCACGCCCACTGGCAAGTTGCCGCCCACTGACTTGGCGTGAAGTCTGCGGGAAAGAAATTAATTACGCACGCtttaaatttgatttcatTTGTTTTCGTTCCGTTCGTTTCGCTCCAAGTTGTGTTAGGTCCGCTTAactgcacttgaaaaaattaggaaattctataattttataattacgattttaaagaaattttccattgtttttaaacatactttacaatttttaaaaaccaattaTCATGATTTTTGAAGGATTTTAATAATTCTGGTTTGCGTTATTGTTCAAACATATATCCTTTTTTATTCGCTCTCTGTTGAGCCttaaactttttctttttttttgaacctTTAGTCCTAGACCACcccacttttttttatacccctTGCCCTTTACCTCCCCCATTTTCTTTGGTCATTCGTCTTCCATTTCGTGTTTTAATGAGCTTCATGCGCCACACGCTGATTTCGCTTTCTTCGCTGCTTCTTCTTTGTTTCGCTCTGgcttgttattattattgtttctCCCTCTCCCCGTCACTGGCCCCATGCCCCAAGTAGTCACCACCCCAATCCTCCATGCCCCAATccaaatgtatttaattttttgttttttgttttttccacTCAATGGCAAATTGCAAATTGCGGGTTAGCATTTCTTAATGTCAATGCCATTGAAGAGGGCAGCAGAAGAATGAAGAATGGGGGGCTTTGGGGGGGGATcaaaagaaacaaacagaaatGGTAAACTTTAGATAGAGACTGATCTTCAGGATAACCTTGACAAAATCTATAAGATACtactttaagaaaaaaatgctTTACAAGTGAATGGCCCAAAATCGTTACTTAAAATTCTTACAAATACACTCTCtttgcactgaaaaaaatactttcttttatattttttaatttcattcccTTTTTCTCAGTGCCATCTCCTTCAAACgaaacattttcatttcattttccttattttttcgGTTTAAGTGCGCAAGTTAATTGAATTGGGGCTTATGCCCGGGTGGATGCGAACAGCTACAGTCTCTACTAATTGTTAATTGCCTGGGGGTGGCCACCAAGCAGAGGAACAGTCAgtcagaagaaaaaaaaaagaaaacaagccAGAAGCGCCGCATGCATTTATGGTAATGCGAATCCTGAGCTGAGAGCTGCGAATTGCGAGCTGCGAACATCGAAGCCAAAAAACTCAGCGGGTGAAAGAAAAAGCACGCCATGAGGCAAATTGGAGTGCCGGATCAGGGCCAAGAGTGCAACAAATTGAAAGTGTTAATGAATGTGGCTAGAATGGGCAGGACGAAATAATTAAACAAGCTGATTAAGTGGCCCAATAAATGCTGTCCAAGAGGGCCAAAAAGGGgcaattgaaaatgaaaagttcAAGTTCTTATTAAAGTGTGCATTTTCATGCATAGCCCAGTATAGTAATCCCCAGTCTTTAAGCTTATTTGCTCATTATTAAGCCTAATAAAATCCAAGCAAGCCTAATCCAATCAGAAACCCGGAAAATTGTTACCATAGCATTTTATCGTCCCTGTGTTCACCTTGCCAAGGGAATCTCACTAATCGACATAAATCTTATAACTAAACCAAAAATACGAGCCATTAGCTCCGCCATTCGGCTGATACATTATGCACCTGATACAGCCGCAGACATTAATTTAAAGCCAGGCCACCCACCCAGCCAACCCCCCGACTTGGCTTTGCTGAGAAGACAGAACCAATAAACCAAACGCTGAATAGCAGGCATCTTCTTCATGTCCCAGACGAAGGTCATAGGGCAGGGGGCAGAGGATGGTGGTAGACCATGGTTTATTGCTCAGACAAGGCGCAGTTTTTCGTTTTAATAACAATATTTACTCATCATAAAGTATAAATGAAGGCATAATGTGTTGACGtgatatatagtatatatttttatatataatatgcagacaatatatatatttttttgtgtgggaTTCTGtaatttttgtgtgtgtgctgcGTTGGTCACAGCTGGCTGCCACGCCCTTTCTCCCTGACTGCTGACGTACAAATTTCACGGCTGTTTCAACGCTTTTCCTGTTGTCTCTTAACTTGTTTTCCTTTATTCCTTTATTTTGTGTGGCTTTTTCTTCACTTAGGTGTCATGTGAAATACCAATATTTGCAAGACAGACAGGACAAGGGCAGGAATGAGGTTCTGCAAGTGCCTGGCCTGACTCGTCAAtgttattgaaaatttttaaataaatagacAAGCCAGTGAGTGGCAGCTAAAACActtgaacaaaaaattaaaggtcctaaaaaaaaaaaaatttaatatatagtttttatataggtattttatttaatccCTTGATTgacaaataaaatacattttttcatGACAAGCTTTATCAATCATGGTATTGTTTTTCAATACAACACAATGCTCATTAAACGCATGATTGGGTCGTCCCGGAGcccattttataaaatttggctcAAATCCGGTAGTCAGAGAGCGATACTCGTAGGAGTTTGGATTGCCCCACTCGTTAATATCCGTCCAGTAGTAATCCACCAGGCTAAGGTGCTCTGTCAACGCCTTCATCTCATTCATACTTTGGAGGCTCACTAGATCACCACCCATTTGCCGGCAGAGGTTGGCCGCATCGAAGAAACCGATCTTCTCACGTTCCTCAATATAATATGACTTTTCACCGATTTTCACATAGTTTGGCAGCTGGACCTTGTAGGTGGGTAACGGCCGGAACTTGGTGGATGCCTCGTTCCGAGGCAAGCTGGCCAGTTGGTGCTCCAAATGTTCTAGTTTGGCCTGAGTCTGCATTAGTTTGGTGTCCTGGCGGCCAGTCAAGTAATCCATCATCGGCTGGATGGCATGGAAGCAGTATCCTGCACATTGCTCTTTGAGTGGATCCTCTTCCGAACTTGCCACATCACTGGCTATTAGTGCTAATAGAATAAACGATGCTAGCTTTAACATCTTGAATTTTCAGAAAGACTGAGTGCGATTTCTCAGTGAGATCATCTTATATTTATTCAAGTGGCTACGTATAGAAAATCGCTGATAAGATTGTTAttctttttggtttgtttggaTTCTCTGAACCTCGGACACCTTTCCTTATCAAAGGTGCATCCCCGTGGCAGTCATGCACTGCTTATGTCAGAATAGGGACTTTCCCGGGGTAATGTCATATTTAATCTAAATATTTATGCACTtacttatatatttattacaCTTGACACTTTGCtcattttgtttactttttaaattccaaattaaataaaaaaagtattaaGCAAGCAATGTTTATCAGTTGTTATCAAGAGTTCTGTAAAATGTGctggaatttattttattgttccaAGTTCataaaatgtttggtgtttttaagCCATTAATATTATTCTTCCAccattttttctcagtgtgtGAGCAACCAAAAACGCGAGACGCGTGCAGACTGTTAAATAGCGTTAGGTGGCGCCACTCCAGCCACTTTTCTTGGCTTTTCCTTCTCCCCTCCCCCACTCCTTGTGGCAAAAACATCCTCCTTCGCAaagtgtgtatgtgtatttttttccTGCCACCCCTGTACAAGCCATCAATCAATGGGTCTTAGAGCATTTTGTTCCCTTCGATTAGCGGGCAAGCGCTTTacggggcgtatgcgcaattaATGCGATTTGGTTTCtgcttcaaaaacaaaaacgaaaaacaacAAGAGACTTTAAGAAATTCTGTGCCTTAGCTTTCCATTGAGGAATTCATGAATGTTCTGCTCTAATTGCATTTTGCGAAAGTTGTTTCTTTTCTTATTATatttcaagtttgtttttcTGCGTTGGTTTCATCATAATTACCGAGATAA
This region of Drosophila bipectinata strain 14024-0381.07 chromosome 2L, DbipHiC1v2, whole genome shotgun sequence genomic DNA includes:
- the LOC122321489 gene encoding C-type lectin 37Db-like — its product is MLKLASFILLALIASDVASSEEDPLKEQCAGYCFHAIQPMMDYLTGRQDTKLMQTQAKLEHLEHQLASLPRNEASTKFRPLPTYKVQLPNYVKIGEKSYYIEEREKIGFFDAANLCRQMGGDLVSLQSMNEMKALTEHLSLVDYYWTDINEWGNPNSYEYRSLTTGFEPNFIKWAPGRPNHAFNEHCVVLKNNTMIDKACHEKMYFICQSRD